A single window of Sphingobacteriales bacterium DNA harbors:
- a CDS encoding glutathione peroxidase, whose protein sequence is MKKLYLISIIVITFAIAPFCQQSNAKNYQLNSENAKSIYSYAAKDIDGNVVNFSTFKGKVLIIVNTASKCGLVEQLGELEQLHQKYKDKGVVVLGFPSNDFLSQEPLANDEIKAFCSKNYGVTFLMFEKIAVKGDNIAPIYSFLTDKSKNGVVDAPIKWNYQKFIIDKNGFVNCVISPRTSVNDEEFIQALGDVLK, encoded by the coding sequence ATGAAAAAATTATATCTAATAAGCATTATAGTAATAACATTTGCTATTGCTCCATTTTGCCAACAAAGCAATGCAAAAAACTATCAACTAAATTCAGAAAATGCAAAATCTATTTATAGCTATGCTGCAAAAGATATTGATGGCAATGTAGTTAATTTCTCTACATTTAAAGGAAAAGTTTTGATAATTGTAAATACTGCAAGCAAGTGTGGATTAGTTGAACAACTTGGAGAGTTGGAACAACTGCATCAAAAATACAAAGACAAAGGTGTTGTTGTACTTGGTTTTCCATCCAATGATTTTCTATCGCAAGAGCCATTAGCAAATGATGAAATAAAGGCATTTTGTTCTAAAAATTATGGTGTTACATTTTTGATGTTTGAAAAAATTGCTGTAAAAGGTGATAACATTGCACCTATCTATAGTTTTTTAACAGATAAAAGTAAAAATGGCGTTGTAGATGCTCCAATTAAATGGAATTATCAAAAATTTATTATCGATAAAAATGGTTTTGTAAATTGTGTTATCAGTCCAAGAACTTCTGTTAATGATGAAGAATTTATACAAGCATTGGGTGATGTTTTAAAATAA